The Antedon mediterranea chromosome 7, ecAntMedi1.1, whole genome shotgun sequence genome has a segment encoding these proteins:
- the LOC140055259 gene encoding large ribosomal subunit protein uL15-like isoform X1, whose translation MTTKLKKTRKLRGHVSHGHGRIGKHRKHPGGRGNAGGQHHHRIMFDKYHPGYFGKVGMRHFHLTKNKYHRPAINLDKIWSLVSEQTRTNGAKNTDKAPVIDVIRAGYYKVLGKGVLPKQPVIVKAKFFSRIAEEKIKKVGGCCVLVA comes from the exons ATG ACCACCAAACTAAAGAAGACCCGAAAATTACGAGGCCATGTGAGCCATGGGCATGGACGTATCGGTAAACATCGAAAGCATCCTGGTGGTCGTGGTAACGCCGGTGGTCAACATCACCACAGGATTATGTTTGATAAATA CCATCCAGGTTATTTTGGTAAAGTAGGAATGAGGCACTTTCATCTTACAAAGAATAAGTATCACAGACCTGCCATCAACTTGGATAAGATCTGGTCTCTAGTAAGTGAACAGACAAGAACAAACGGAGCAAAGAATACAGACAAAGCCCCAGTCATTGATGTAATCAGAGCT GGATATTACAAAGTTTTAGGAAAAGGTGTTCTACCAAAGCAACCAGTGATTGTAAAAGCAAAGTTCTTCAGCAGAATTGCAGAGGAAAAAATCAAGAAGGTCGGCGGGTGTTGCGTTCTTGTCGCATAG
- the LOC140055259 gene encoding large ribosomal subunit protein uL15-like isoform X2: MTTKLKKTRKLRGHVSHGHGRIGKHRKHPGGRGNAGGQHHHRIMFDKYHPGYFGKVGMRHFHLTKNKYHRPAINLDKIWSLVSEQTRTNGAKNTDKAPVIDVIRAGYYKVLGKGVLPKQPVIVKAKFFSRIAEEKIKKVGGCCVLVA; encoded by the exons ACCACCAAACTAAAGAAGACCCGAAAATTACGAGGCCATGTGAGCCATGGGCATGGACGTATCGGTAAACATCGAAAGCATCCTGGTGGTCGTGGTAACGCCGGTGGTCAACATCACCACAGGATTATGTTTGATAAATA CCATCCAGGTTATTTTGGTAAAGTAGGAATGAGGCACTTTCATCTTACAAAGAATAAGTATCACAGACCTGCCATCAACTTGGATAAGATCTGGTCTCTAGTAAGTGAACAGACAAGAACAAACGGAGCAAAGAATACAGACAAAGCCCCAGTCATTGATGTAATCAGAGCT GGATATTACAAAGTTTTAGGAAAAGGTGTTCTACCAAAGCAACCAGTGATTGTAAAAGCAAAGTTCTTCAGCAGAATTGCAGAGGAAAAAATCAAGAAGGTCGGCGGGTGTTGCGTTCTTGTCGCATAG